From one Lycium barbarum isolate Lr01 chromosome 6, ASM1917538v2, whole genome shotgun sequence genomic stretch:
- the LOC132598799 gene encoding uncharacterized protein LOC132598799 — translation MATVAPTRQPNLESLAHIDITKLSQSELHALSLCSNSAYNLRHANDVVIPQIDRSLFNESTCSRRQTYSRLRHQRHRSRVPGHHPSTSQPKPGSSSDPETHSILHFLKYFINNPNSNSPPPPPPPPPPSVTFPATQPGIQEKLMNECDKKRKRGRKHKDNKQVKDNRVRSDVVIVNENGEVVDLNNLESNGDKLYNGELEKRTVGLKTEEEVLGFVRDLEGQWCSRRKRRKYVDASGFGDTLPIGWKLLLALRRRDGRVWVYCRRYVSPTGQQFISCKEASSYLRSHFLSGEANQQVDATVSKSVSSFHGDTSLVLSTNIQENPHSLQKGDVAKHDIVAHAVVPSSSTLDLHLSEVCLMEMDNLPEVKVQDIFECYKCNLTFEEKNAYLQHLFSFHQRTTRRYRVGPSVGDGVIIRDGKYECQFCHKVFEERRSYNGHVGVHVRNNARGTVDVAAAVAADKSVQSPHHDGLPSTCKMDALIEIAQNSVVETSSARPATKGSSMPSSTSMGLDGNMATNIDQVARSNIETCLEQGRDQPDNTCMGVDKNRSGEILANKFNPRVISTNDYEQPEDDEAKKAGSNKAVEGLGKEQTKENDDVQPETVELTFQEIASQNALTSSSVSTVRSLYNDFEHSEDGDVKKDGTDNVAVGEGNSLTKANDVESETMELSSQDNATLNGLTSSSLSMVEPSHSTFEHPESDDMKKDGNDPLVVCLGQSLTEAYNDVEPENIEFTFQQNATQDELASFSEPMVQVQPFDNSTGILSGSNKDDGEVSAIGQTLDNGTGFEEFRLDEIEHFEYSFDVGHQSPSLPVASIGLSNDARMEEAFASVGFDSGGIILNMEDQLSTICVWCRAEFKLEAYDTEAHSDSIGFMCPDCKAKISGHLESGLSLSPHGF, via the exons ATGGCAACAGTTGCACCGACCCGTCAACCCAATTTAGAATCCCTAGCTCACATAGACATCACTAAACTTTCCCAATCTGAACTCCACGCACTTTCCCTTTGCTCTAACTCAGCTTACAATCTCCGTCATGCTAACGACGTCGTTATTCCCCAAATCGATCGTTCTTTATTCAATGAATCCACCTGTAGCCGCCGTCAAACGTATTCCCGTCTCCGTCACCAACGCCACCGTTCTCGTGTGCCAGGTCATCACCCTTCCACGTCACAACCCAAACCCGGTTCATCATCCGACCCGGAAACTCACTCAATTCTTCATTTCCTTAAGTACTTCATTAACAACCCTAATTCTAACTCTCCACCACCACCGCCACCGCCGCCGCCGCCAAGTGTTACCTTTCCTGCGACACAGCCGGGAATTCAAGAAAAATTGATGAATGAGTGTgataaaaaaaggaaaagaggaCGTAAACACAAGGATAATAAACAGGTGAAAGATAATAGGGTTAGGAGTGATGTGGTAATTGTGAATGAAAATGGTGAGGTGGTTGATTTAAACAATTTAGAGAGTAATGGGGATAAACTGTATAATGGGGAATTGGAGAAAAGGACTGTTGGGTTAAAGACTGAAGAAGAGGTACTTGGTTTTGTTAGGGATTTGGAAGGGCAGTGGTGTAGTAGAAGGAAGAGGAGGAAATATGTTGATGCTAGTGGATTTGGTGATACATTGCCTATTGGTTGGAAGCTCTTGTTAGCTCTTCGTAGACGAGATGGTCGCGTTTGGGTTTATTGTCGCAGATACGTGAG CCCTACTGGTCAACAGTTTATATCATGCAAAGAGGCTTCATCATACTTGCGGTCCCACTTTTTGTCTGGTGAAGCAAACCAGCAAGTTGATGCCACTGTTTCTAAAAGTGTGAGTAGCTTCCACGGTGATACCAGTTTGGTGTTGTCAACAAACATCCAAGAAAATCCTCATTCTCTTCAAAAAGGTGATGTGGCAAAGCATGACATAGTTGCACATGCAGTTGTACCCAGTTCATCTACTCTAGACCTACATCTCAGTGAAGTTTGCTTGATGGAGATGGATAATCTCCCTGAGGTTAAAGTTCAAGACATTTTCGAATGTTATAAATGCAACTTGACATTTGAAGAAAAGAATGCATATTTGCAGCATCTGTTCTCATTTCACCAGCGCACAACAAGAAGGTACAGGGTTGGGCCATCTGTTGGAGATGGGGTCATAATTAGAGATGGAAAATATGAATGCCAGTTCTGCCATAAGGTATTTGAAGAAAGGCGTAGTTACAATGGTCATGTAGGAGTCCATGTGAGAAACAATGCAAGAGGAACTGTGGATGTAGCTGCTGCTGTTGCAGCAGACAAGAGTGTTCAATCTCCACATCATGATGGGTTGCCTTCAACATGTAAAATGGATGCTTTAATTGAAATTGCCCAAAATTCAGTTGTAGAAACTTCTAGTGCTAGACCTGCGACCAAGGGCAGCAGCATGCCATCTAGTACTTCAATGGGCTTGGATGGAAATATGGCTACCAACATTGACCAAGTTGCGAGGTCGAACATTGAAACATGTCTTGAACAAGGCAGAGATCAGCCTGATAATACCTGCATGGGAGTAGATAAGAATAGGAGTGGTGAGATCTTGGCCAACAAGTTCAATCCGAGAGTGATCTCAACCAATGATTATGAGCAGCCTGAGGATGATGAGGCTAAGAAGGCTGGAAGCAACAAGGCAGTGGAGGGCCTGGGAAAAGAGCAGACAAAAGAAAATGATGATGTTCAACCAGAGACCGTGGAACTAACTTTTCAGGAAATTGCTAGTCAGAATGCATTAACTAGCTCTTCAGTCTCTACGGTGCGGTCATTGTATAATGATTTTGAGCACTCTGAGGATGGTGACGTGAAGAAGGATGGAACTGATAATGTAGCAGTGGGTGAGGGGAACAGCCTGACTAAAGCAAATGATGTTGAATCAGAAACTATGGAACTAAGTTCTCAGGACAATGCTACTCTGAATGGGTTAACCAGCTCCTCATTGTCTATGGTGGAACCATCTCATAGTACTTTTGAGCATCCTGAGAGTGATGACATGAAGAAGGATGGGAATGACCCGCTAGTAGTTTGTCTTGGACAGAGCCTGACTGAAGCATATAATGATGTGGAGCCCGAGAATATAGAATTCACTTTTCAGCAAAATGCTACTCAAGATGAGTTAGCTAGCTTTTCAGAGCCTATGGTGCAAGTGCAACCATTCGACAACTCTACTGGCATTCTTTCAGGATCAAATAAG GACGATGGCGAAGTTTCTGCTATTGGTCAGACTCTGGATAATGGAACCGGGTTCGAGGAGTTTAGGCTGGATGAGATAGAACACTTTGAATACAGCTTTGATGTTGGTCATCAATCTCCTTCTTTACCCGTAGCTTCTATTGGGTTGAGCAATGATGCAAGGATGGAAGAGGCTTTTGCATCGGTTGGATTTGATTCTGGAGGAATCATTTTAAACATGGAAGATCAGCTTTCAACAATATGTGTGTGGTGCAGAGCAGAGTTCAAGCTCGAAGCTTATGATACAGAAGCTCATTCAGATTCAATTGGATTTATGTGTCCAGACTGCAAGGCTAAAATATCTGGACATCTGGAGAGTGGTCTTTCCTTGAGTCCTCACGGTTTCTGA
- the LOC132598798 gene encoding metacaspase-1-like — MSMACPKCGQQLPLPPQSILFRCQCGNLIPLGNSDRSLPVQEHGRSSSKMRRFRDKFRRNSSRKNSPSTSPRLSLLFTKPPPSGKRALLCGVTYKKEKFRLSGTLHDVNSMRNLLVKKISFSDESILILAEEAAYKPPTRRNVLEAFKWLMIDLKSGDSLVFYFSGHGLQQPDFLDDELDGFDETICPLDCTTKGMITDNNINDILVKPLTPGVTLHAIIDSCHSGTILDLPWVYNREKSWADNRPPSGTKKGTSGGRAIGFSACRDNQLAAETSALSDEKTMMGAMTYTFIKALSENTNITYQGLLDYMHNEIENVNKARCPLLKPFQGKIDQEPMLSSSEKFDTNIKFKL; from the exons ATGTCTATGGCATGTCCAAAATGTGGACAGCAACTGCCGCTGCCCCCACAAAGTATACTATTTCGTTGCCAGTGTGGCAATTTGATTCCTCTAGGCAATAGTGACAGGTCACTGCCAGTCCAAGAACATGGTAGATCCAGTTCAAAAATGAGAAGATTCAGAGATAAATTTAGGAGAAACAGTTCGAGAAAGAACAGTCCAAGTACTAGTCCACGTTTGTCTCTTCTTTTCACAAAGCCACCACCAAGTGGGAAGCGTGCACTTCTTTGTGGGGTGACTTACAAGAAGGAAAAATTCAGGCTTAGTGGAACACTGCATGATGTAAACAGCATGAGGAACTTGCTGGTTAAAAAAATTAGCTTTTCAGATGAATCCATTCTCATTCTAGCAG AAGAAGCAGCATATAAACCTCCAACTAGGAGAAACGTCCTAGAGGCTTTCAAGTGGCTAATGATTGACCTTAAATCGGGTGACTCGTTGGTGTTCTACTTCTCAGGACACGGCTTACAACAACCTGATTTTCTTGATGATGAGCTAGATGGTTTTGATGAAACGATCTGTCCTCTTGACTGTACGACTAAAGGCATGATCACTGATAATAACATCAATGATATTCTTGTCAAACCACTCACTCCAGGTGTTACACTTCATGCTATCATCGACTCTTGTCATAGTGGAACTATTCTCGATTTACCTTGGGTATACAACAGAGA GAAAAGTTGGGCTGATAACAGACCCCCATCCGGAACTAAAAAGGGTACGAGTGGTGGAAGGGCCATCGGTTTCAGTGCTTGCAGGGATAATCAACTAGCTGCAGAAACCTCT GCTCTATCTGATGAAAAAACTATGATGGGTGCTATGACTTACACATTTATAAAAGCTCTCTCGGAAAACACAAATATAACATACCAAGGATTACTTGATTATATGCACAACGAAATCGAAAATGTTAACAAAGCTAGATGTCCACTGCTGAAGCCATTCCAAGGCAAGATAGATCAG GAACCAATGTTATCATCTTCTGAAAAATTCGACACTAACATAAAGTTCAAGCTCTAA